A stretch of Lathyrus oleraceus cultivar Zhongwan6 chromosome 6, CAAS_Psat_ZW6_1.0, whole genome shotgun sequence DNA encodes these proteins:
- the LOC127095745 gene encoding uncharacterized protein LOC127095745, with translation MGVWDVIVNGPNQTKMTNGEGVIVLKLKNKWNDNDKKLWSHDWKAQDILIYVLGVDEYYRVFHCEIAKVMWDALEVSNEGTNKVIQANINTLNQQFELFRMKHSETIANLQKKFIHLINRLNALGNCIFNAIATNKVLICLNRD, from the coding sequence aTGGGTGTATGGGACGTCATCGTCAATGGTCCTAATCAAACTAaaatgaccaatggtgaaggaGTCATTGTGctaaaattgaaaaataaatggaatgataatgataagaagTTGTGGTCTCATGATTGGAAAGCACAAGATATTCTCATATATGTattaggtgttgatgagtattatcgtgTCTTTCATTGTGAAATCGCCAAGGTTATGTGGGACGCATTAGAAGTTTCCAATGAGGGAACTAATAAAGTCATACAAGCTAATATCAATACTTTGAATCAACAATTTGAACTCTTTCGTATGAAGCATAGTGAAACCATTGCCAACCTGCAAAAGAAATTCATACATCTTATTAATAGATTGAATGCTCTAGGTAACTGTATCTTCAATGCTATTGCTACTAACAAGGTTTTAATATGTCTTAACAGGGATTAG